In the Aeromicrobium fastidiosum genome, GCAGTGCCGAGTCCCACCCCGTCCGCATCGCTCACCCGACGTCGACCGACGACGTCGCGGCGATCGTCCGCGAGGCCGTCGCGGCGGGCCTGACGGTCAAGGCGATCGGCGCGAGCCACTCCTTCACCGCGATCGGCGCGACCGACGGCGTGCTCGTGCGGCTCGACCGCATGACCTCGATCGTCTCCTCCGACACCGCGACCGGACGCGTGCGGGTGCAGGCCGGCATCTCGTTGCACGACCTCAACCCGCAACTGAACGCCCGCGGGCTCGCGCTGCCCAACCTCGGCGACGTCGACCCGCAGTCGGTCGCCGGGGCGATCTCCACCGGCACCCACGGCACGGGCGGACGCCTGTTCGGCATCTCCGCGGCCGTCGTCGCGGTGCAGCTCGTCACCGCGACGGGCGAGGTGCTCGAGATCGACGAGCAGCACCCGTGGTTCGGCGCGGCGCGCGTGACGCTCGGCGCGCTGGGCATCGTGACCGAGGTGACGCTGCAGTGCGTCCCCGCGTTCCTGCTGCACGCCCGCGAGGAGCCGATGGCCCTGCCGGCCGTCCTGGAGCGGCTCGACGAGCTCGTCGACGACAACGACCACTTCGAGTTCTACTGGTTCCCGCACACGACCAAGACGCTGACCAAGCGCAACAACCGGGTCGCCGAGGGCACGGTCCGGCGTCCCCTCGGCCGCTTCCGGCACTGGCTCGACGACGAGCTGCTCAGCAACACCGCGTTCGAGGGGCTCAACCGGGTCGTCGCCCGTCAGCGCTCGTGGATACCGCGACTCAACGGCGTCGCCGCCTCGCTGCTGAGCCCCCGCGAGTACGTCGACGACTCGTTCGAGGTCTTCGTCTCGTCGCGCACCGTGCGGTTCCGCGAGTCGGAGTTCGCGATGCCCCGCGCGGCCCTGCCTCACGTGCTCGGCGAGCTCGGGGCGTGGTTCGGGGCGGGGCACGAGAACATCTCGTTCCCGATCGAGGTGCGGTTCACCGCGGCCGACGACGTGTGGATGTCGACCGGCCACGAGCGCGACAACTGCTACGTCGCGGTGCACCAGTACTGGCGCAGCGACTACCGCGACTACTTCGCCGCCGCCCAGGACATCTTCACGGCGCACGAGGGACGCCCCCACTGGGGCAAGCTGCACACGCTCGACGCCGACTACTTCGCCGGACGGTACGCGCGCTTCGGCGACTTCGTGGCCGTCCGGAACGAGCTCGACCCCGGTCGGACGTTCTCGAACCCCTACCTCGACCGCGTCCTGGGCTGACGCGCCGCTCGCCCCACCCGCGCTTGCGTCATAGAGAGCGAGGGTTCTGACCCTCCGTTCCCATGACGCTACGGCGGGGGCGACGCGCGCGTTTATCACGCGCGAGCCCTCCCACACCTCGTCCGTCCACGACGTGAGAGCCCCCCGCACGGGCTCGTCACGGGCCTACCGTCGAGGTCATGAGCACACCGGCCACCGGCACCACCTGCCGCAGCTGTCGCCGTCACTGACGACACCCGCCCCGTCCTCACCTCACACGCACCACCCATCCCGAAGGGACCGTTCTGCCATGCCCGAAACACCCAGCCTCCCCTCCACCGACCCGTTGAAGTTCGCCTACTGGGTCCCCAACGTCTCCGGTGGCCTCGTCACCAGCACGATCGAGCAGCGCACCGACTGGTCGTACGACTTCAACGTCGAGGTCGCGCAGCTCGCCGAGAAGGTCGGCTTCGAGTACGCCCTCAGCCAGGTGCGGTACACCGCCTCGTACGGGGCCGACCAGCAGCACGAGTCGACGTCGTTGAGCCTGGCCCTGCTGACCCAGACCGAGAAGCTCAAGGTCATCGCCGCCGTGCACCCCGGCCTGTGGCACCCCGCCGTGCTCGCGAAGTTCATCAT is a window encoding:
- a CDS encoding D-arabinono-1,4-lactone oxidase, with translation MAEHTSGHHWTNWGRSAESHPVRIAHPTSTDDVAAIVREAVAAGLTVKAIGASHSFTAIGATDGVLVRLDRMTSIVSSDTATGRVRVQAGISLHDLNPQLNARGLALPNLGDVDPQSVAGAISTGTHGTGGRLFGISAAVVAVQLVTATGEVLEIDEQHPWFGAARVTLGALGIVTEVTLQCVPAFLLHAREEPMALPAVLERLDELVDDNDHFEFYWFPHTTKTLTKRNNRVAEGTVRRPLGRFRHWLDDELLSNTAFEGLNRVVARQRSWIPRLNGVAASLLSPREYVDDSFEVFVSSRTVRFRESEFAMPRAALPHVLGELGAWFGAGHENISFPIEVRFTAADDVWMSTGHERDNCYVAVHQYWRSDYRDYFAAAQDIFTAHEGRPHWGKLHTLDADYFAGRYARFGDFVAVRNELDPGRTFSNPYLDRVLG